Within Eggerthella timonensis, the genomic segment GGTGGCGGACCCATCGCTCATCACGAGCGCCGCCGCGGCGTTCGGCTCGCAGGCCATCCTCTGCGCCATCGACGCGAAGCACGTCGCGGGCGCGGGAGACAAGTGGGAGGTCTACGTGCACGGAGGGCGCAAGGCTACGGGCATCGACGCCGTGGAGTGGGCGCAAGAGGCGGCGCGGCGCGGGGCTGGGGAGATCCTGCTCACCAGCATGGACCGCGACGGCAGCCGCGACGGCTTCGACTGCGCGCTCACCCGCGCCGTGGCGCGCGCCGTGGACATCCCGGTCATCGCTTCGGGCGGGGTGGGGAAGCTCGAGCACTTCGCCCAGGGCGTCATCGAGGGCGAGGCCGACGCCGTGCTGGCCGCCAGCGTCTTCCATTTCGGCGAGCTCACCGTGCGCCAAGTGAAGGAGCACATGCGCGCCCAAGGCATCCCGGTGAGGCTGTGACGTCTTCGCACGCTGTTTTATCCGTAAAATAGGAACATTTGTTCTTGACTAGAGAACGCTGGAAAGCTATACTGCATAGCAGGTTGGTAGGTGCCTAACCGCAATTCCCGGGACAGCCTCATAACTACTCGCGTGCGAAAGAGGAGGCCGTCCATGCTTGCCAACAGCGATGGATATCTGAACGCCCTGAATCACATCAAAAGAGAAATAGCCGACGCGCAGAACCGTGCGGTACAAAGCGCTAATGCAGAGGTGATCCAGCTGTATTGGCGCGTCGGCCGCTTGATAGACGAGCGATCCCTATGGGGAAACAAGTACCTCGAAACCCTTTCCCGCGATATACGCCTTGCGTTTCCGGGCATTAAAGGCTTTTCCGTGAGAAGCATGAAGTACATGGTCAAATTCGCGCGCGAGGTGGATCGCCAATTGTGCGACAGCTGTTGCACAATTCCATGGGGCCATATCACCCATCTTCTCGATAAGACGGAACCGGGTGCGGAGCGCAAATGGTACGTTCAGGCCACCATAGAGAACGGGTGGAGCCGTGCGGTTCTTTTGCACCAGATAGAGACCAGACTCTACCAGCGACAAGCGCTCTCCGGTAAAGTGAGCAATTTCGAGCGGACGCTTCCATCGCCCGAAAGCGAGCTGGCGCAGCAGACGCTCAAAGATCCGTACATTTTCGATTTCATCACGACGCGCCAAGGTGCAGTCGAACACGAGGTGGAAGATCGCATGATGGAGAACCTCACCAAGCTCTTGCTCGAGCTTGGCACAGGGTTCGCCTTCGTCGGAAGACAATACCACCTTTCAGTGGGCGAGCAGGATTTCTATATCGACTTGCTTTTTTATAACATTCGGCTGCGAAGTTACGTGGTCGTAGAGTTGAAGAGTGCCGCATTCAAGCCCGAGTTCGCGGGTAAACTGAACTTCTACCTTTCGGCGGTAGACGACCTGCTGCGCACCGAACATGACAACCACAGCATCGGGTTGCTTTTGTGCAAGACGAAGGATAACGTGGTAGCCGAATACGCGTTGCGCGACATCGGCAAGCCGATGGGCGTCAGCGAATACCGGCTCGCCGAAGTGCTGCCGGAGGGCTTCGCCGATCTGCTGCCTTCGCCGGAGGATATCGAGAAACGAATATGAAATGCAATCGTGCAACAGCTGCTGCACGATTCGAGCGACCAAGGAGCGCTGCATGGACATGCCCGAACTGACCTACAACGCCGACGGGTTGATCCCGTGCATCGTGCAGGATGCGGACACCCTCGAGGTGCTCATGATGGCGTGGATGAGCGAGGAATCGCTCGCGCTGACGCTCGAGCGCGGCGAGACGGTGTTTTGGAGCCGCAGCCGTCAGGAGCTGTGGCATAAGGGCGCCACGTCGGGCAACGTGCAGCGGCTCGTGGAGCTGCGCTACGACTGCGATGCCGACACGCTGCTCGCGCTCGTGCACCCGGCAGGGCCGGCCTGCCACACGGGGGAGCGCACCTGCTTCTTCCGCACCGTCCCTCGTTAAACGCGCAGTAGCCGAGCGGCGCATCGTAGCACGAAACGAGGGATTTACCCGTGCAATGCCGAGCGATCTCCTCAGAGGGGTTGTGAGGCCGTTGAGCGTGTCCCATAATAACTGCCGATAGGTTGGCGCGTTTGCGAAGGGAGCGCGAGTGGCCGCGAGAACGGCAGCATGCGATGGAGACGCGAGGAGCGGGGCCGAATCGGCAGAGCGCCCCTCCGAGCCCGTGCGCATCGACTCCCTCACGGGGCTGTTGACCAAAGAGGCGTTCTTCGCCGAGGCCGCCGCCTACCTGCGCGGCCCGGACGGCGCCCGCGCGAGCATCGTCTGCTTCGACGTCGACCATTTCAAGCTACTCAACGATCTGCACGGACTCGATCGCGGCGATGAGTTGCTGGCCTTTCTGGGCGCCGCGCTCAAGGAGCGCTTCTCGCCCGACGGCTCGTATCCGCTCGCTCATCTCGCCGCCGACACGTTCGCCCTGTGCTCCTCCGGCATCGACCCTGCCTGCGTCGAGCGCGCGCTCATTGACATTGCCGCGACTTGCCCGCTCGGCATCGACGCCATCGTGCGCGCCGGCGTCTACGACATCGAGGACCCCGACGCCCCCGTCAGCCTCATGTGCGACCGCGCGGTCATCGCGCTGCGCACGGTGAAGGGCAGCTATTTCGACCGCGTCGCGCAGTACGATCCCGACATGCGCGCGTCGCTCATCCGCGAGCGCGAGGTGATCGCCGGCATCGAGTCCGCGCTGCGCGAGGACCGCATCGAGCTGTTCCTGCAACCGAAGTGCAACATGCGCACCGGCAAGATCGTCGGCGCCGAGGCGCTTGCGCGCTGGCGGCATCCCGATCGCGGCATCGTCGCCCCCGGCGAGTTCATCCCCCTGCTCGAGCGCAACGGCCTTGTGCGCTCGCTCGATCTGCGGGTGTGGGAGAAGTCGGCCGCCTGGGTCAGGAGCCTCATCGACCGGGGAGTGCGCCCCGTTCCCGTTTCGGTGAACGTGTCGAGAGCCGATATCTACCTGATGGACGTGTCTGCCGAGCTCCATGCGCTCGTTCAGCGCTACGGCATCGATCCCTCGCTCATCGAAGTCGAGATCACCGAAAGCGCCTACTCGGAGCGGCCCGACCGCATCGTCGCCGCGTTCGACGCGTTGGCGGAGCGCGGGTTCACCGTGCTCATGGACGACTTCGGCAGCGGTTACTCGTCGCTCAACATGCTCAAGGACATCAACGTCGACGTGTTGAAGATCGACATGCGCTTCCTCGACCGCGACGACCGGCGCAGCAAGGACATCATGGAGTCGGTCATCCGCATGGCGCGCTGGCTCGATCTGCCCGTCATCGCCGAGGGCGTGGAGACGCGCGAGCAGGTGAACTTCCTGTTGGACGTGGGCTGCTCGTACGCCCAGGGCTACTACTACGCGCGCCCCATGGAGGTGTCCGCGTTCGAGGGGCTGCTGACCGACGGATCGAGCGTCGAGCACGAGCAGCGCGTGCTGCAGGAGGCGCGCCGACCCGTCCTCGATTTCAAGGACCTGCTGCACGAGAACATCATCAGCGACCGCATGCTGTCGAGCATCATCGGCTCGGTCGCCCTGTACTCCTACGCCGACGAGGATCTGCGCCTTCTGCGCGGCAACGAAGCCTACCATCGGCTGATCACGGCGTTCGACGCCGACGTGCGGGGCGCCGAAGAGGGCGGCAGCGTGCTTCCGTTCGTGATGGAAGAGGATCGCCCCGCGCTCGTCGCCGCAGCCGAGGAGGCGGTGCGCTCATGTCCCGACGACGGCGTGGAGGTCATCGTGCGTCGCGCCGGCACGCGCGGATGCCGCTGGCACAAGCTGCGCCTGTTCCATCTCGGCACGACGAACGGCGTGGCCACCGTGTACGCCAGCATCGCCGACGTGACGGCGCACATGCGGGATATGGAGGCGCTCCGCATGAGCGAGCGGCGCTTCGAGATCGCCATGGAAGCCACGAGCATCGTGGTGTTCGAGCTGGACATCCCCACGCGAACGGCGCGCTATTCGGAGTTCGTGCAGCAGGCGTTCGGCCTGGCCGAAACCGTGGCGAACGCTCCGGAGGGCTTTATCGAGCAGGGGACGGTGGCCGACGAGTCGGTGGAGGACTTCCGTGGCATCTACCGCGCCCTGTACGCGGGCGCCCCGCGTGCCTCCGCGGTGATCCGCGCCAACATGGCGGACGGCTCGGACGTATGGAACCGCGTGACGCTGATGGCCGTTCCGAACGGCGCGAAGGCTCCCGACAAGGCCGTGGGTCTCGTGGAGAACGTCACGCGCGAGAAGCAAATGGAACGCTCGCTCGAGCATATCGGGAGGAACCCGCAGCTGGCGCACGGGCAGGAACGCGCCGTCCGCACCGATTCGTAGACCTTCCTCCATCGCATTTCCACGAACCCGCGCGCTTTGCGCTTGAACGAACCGAACACATGCGGTACCATGATGATCAGTTCTTTTATCTCTCAGCACACATCCAACACATCCGCATCTCATCACGGAATCCATGCGCGCAGTCGCGCGCGTTTCACCTGTAATAGCCATTGTATAAGGAGGACCTGGGTGAAGTTTTTTCTGGACACCGCCGATCTCAACGAAATAGAAGAGGCGGCCAGCTGGGGCGTGCTCGCCGGCGTCACCACGAACCCGACGCTGTACGCGCGCACCGGCGGCAAGCTCGACGATTTCCACAACCACATCAAGCGCATCTGCGAGATCGTCGACGGTCCCGTCTCCGCCGAAAGCGTCGCCATGACGCGCGACGAGATCATCCGCGACGGCCGCGAGCTGGCCGCGCTCGCCGACAACGTGGTCGTGAAGATCCCCACCATGGTGGAGGGTCTCGCCGCCACCAAGGCGCTCTCCGAAGAGGGCATCCCCGTGAACATGACGCTGTGCTTCAGCGTGCCGCAGGCCATCATGGCCGCGCGCGCCGGCGCCCGCTACATCAGCCCCTTCGTCGGCCGTTTCGACGACATCGCCGAAGACGGCATCGCGCAGCTGGCCGACGTGGTGGCCGCCGTGAACAACTACGACTTCGGCCACGACGTGGAAATCATCGCCGCGTCGGTGCGCAGCGCAAACCACGTGACGCAGGCCGCCCTCATGGGCGCCGACATCGCCACGGTGCCGTTCGCCGCGCTCAAGAAGTGCGTGCAGCATCCGTTGACGGATCGCGGCCTCGATGCGTTCATGAAGGACTGGGAGAAAGTTCAGCAAGCATGAGCGAAAACGAAGCAACCTCCACGGCCCCCGCGGCCGCTCCTGCCAAGCGCCGTTCGACGAGCGTGAACGCCAAATCGGCAAGCAAGGCGGAAGGCGCTGCGACGCCAGGCCGCAACTCGTCGGCAACGCGCACGCCGCGCAAGTCGGTGAAGGCGGGCGGAACGCAGCAACAGCAGCAGGGCTCGGGTTCGAACAACCGCCGCCAGAACGCCTCGAACGCGGGCAAGCCGAACGGCGGCAACAACAACCGCCAGAAGCAGGGCGGCGGCCAGAACCGCCAGAACAACAACCAGAACCAGCGCCGCCAACGCCGCCAGCACGACAACAACCGCGGCAACCGCGAAGTGCAGCCCAGCGTGTCGCGCGAGGAGCTGGCGAAGCTCAAGGTGGCCGAGCTGCGCGAGAAGGCCGCCGAGTTCAACCTCGACGTCACGGGCCTCAAGAAGGCCGAGCTCGTCGAAGCCGTGTTCGGCGCCAGCGTGAAGGCCGAGGGCTTCATCGAGGTGTCGGGCATCCTCGACATCCTCGCCGACGGCTACGGCTTTTTGCGCACGCAGGGCTACCTGCCCAGCGAGACGGACTGCTACGTTGGTCTGTCCACCATCCGCCGCAACGGCCTGCGCAGAGGCGATCTCGTGGCCGGCCAGACGCGCCCGGCGCGCGAGAACGAGAAGTACGCGGCCATCCAGAAGGTGACGGCCGTCAACGGCACCCCGGTCGAAGAGCTGGGAAGCCGCGTCCGCTTCGGCGATCTCACCCCGGTCTACCCGGACGAGTGCCTCACCATGGAGCACGGCAAGAACACCGTCACCGCGCGCGTCATCGATCTCGTGTCGCCCATCGGCAAAGGCCAGCGCGGCCTCATCGTCAGCCCCCCGAAGGCCGGCAAAACCACCATCCTCAAGGACATCGCGGCCGCCATCAGCGCGAACAACCCCGAAGTGCACCTCATGTGCCTGCTCGTGGACGAGCGTCCCGAAGAGGTCACCGACATGGAGCGCTCCATCAAGGGCGAAGTCATCTCCTCGACGTTCGACATGCCCACCGAGAACCACATCGCCGTGTCCGAGCTGGTCATCGAGCGCGCGAAGCGCCTCGTGGAATGCGGCAAGGACGTCGTCGTGCTGCTCGACTCGCTCACGCGCCTCGCGCGCGCCTACAACCTGGCGCAGCCGGCCTCGGGCCGCATCCTGTCGGGCGGCGTCGATTCCACGGCGCTCTACCCGCCGAAGCGCTTCCTGGGCGCCGCCCGCAACATCGAGCACGGCGGCAGCCTCACCATCCTGGCCTCGGCGCTCGTGGACACGGGATCGAAGATGGACGAGGTCATCTTCGAGGAGTTCAAGGGCACCGGCAACATGGAACTCAAGCTCGATCGCAACCTGGCCGACCGCCGCATCTTCCCGGCCATCGACCCGGTGGCTTCGGGCACGCGCAAGGAGGATCTGCTGCTCGAGCCGCAGGAGGCGCCGCTCATCTGGGCCGTGCGCCGCATCCTGGCGAACACGAACAGCACCGAGCGCGCCATGGACATGCTCATCAAGTCGCTCAAGCAGACCGAGACGAACCAGGAGTTCCTCGTGCGCACGGCGAAGAAGGCCCAGCATACCAAGGCGGACGGATCGCTCGAGTTCTAAGGCCCGGCATCCGTCATCCGGGCGTCAACGTGCATGCCGCCCGCGGTCTTATAATGGAAACCACCAGGGAACCGCATCCGTTGGATGCGGTTCCGTGCCGCATACGGTAGTATGAGCAGACGCATGAACCTAGGAGGGACCATGTCTCAAGATAACAACTGGCAGCAGCAGGTATGGCAGCAGCCGGCCGCCCCGCAGCAACCGGCCCCGCAGGGCGCCCCGTACGGCTACGCCGTGCAGCAGCCTCCGAAGAAAAGCCGCGGCTGGATCGTGGCCCTCGTGGCCGTCGTGCTCGTGTTCGCGCTGCTGGCGCTGGGCATGTGGTCGTGCACGTCCGTCATGTCCTCGTCGTTCGGCTCCTTCGGCGCCGGCTCCGCGGTCGACGACGTCGACTACCTCACGGGCGACGCGGTGGGCGTCATCGACATCGACGGCACCATCCAATACGACGGCTCCACCTCGAGCCCCGAGGGCCTCAAGGCCCAGCTCGACCGCGCCGAGAAGAACAACCACATCAAGGCCGTCGTGCTGCGCGTGAACTCCGGCGGCGGCACCGCCACTGCGGGCGAGGAGATGTCCGATTACGTGCGCGAGTTCTCCGAACGCTCCGGCAAGCCCGTCGTGGTGTCGAGCGCGTCCATGAACGCGAGCGCCGCCTACGAGATATCCTCGCAGGCCGACTACATCTACACGGCCAAGACCACGGCCATCGGCGCCATCGGCACGGCCATGCAGGTCACCGACCTGTCGGGCCTTATGGAGAAGCTGGGCATCTCGGTGGACAACGTCACGAGCGCCGACAGCAAGGACTCCAGCTACGGCACGCGCCCGCTCACCGACGAGGAGCGCGCCTATTACCAGGATCAGGTCGACCAGATCAACGAGACGTTCATCCAGACCGTGGCCGAGGGCCGCGACATGCCCGTCGAGGACGTGCGCGCGCTGGCGACGGGCCTCACCTTCACCGGCATGACGGCGGTCGAGAACGGCTTGGCCGACGAGATCGGCACGAAGGACGACGCCGTGTCCAAGGCGGCCGAGCTCGCAGGCGTCTCGCAGTACGCCACGGTCACCCTCAAGGATTCTTCGAGCAGCCTTTCGAGCCTGCTCGATCTCATGTCCGAAAGCAACGTCTCCACCGACGATATCGCCCGAGCGCTGAAGGAGCTGGACACCGATGGCAGCATCGCCCACTAGCAACGAACGAATCTCCTGGCCCAAGCGCGCCGTGGTCACGGCGGGCATGCCCTACGGCAACAAGCCGCTTCACTTCGGCCACATCGCCGGCGTGTTCGTGCCCGCCGACGCCTTCGCGCGCTTCCTGCGCGACCGCATCGGCGCCGCCAACGTTCGCTTCATCAGCGGCACGGACTGCTTCGGCTCACCCATCAACGAGGGCTACCGCAAGCTCGTGGAGGCGGGGGAGTTCGACGGCTCCATCGCCGACTACGTCGAACGCAACCACGAGGCGCAGAAGCGCACGCTCGAGGCCTACGGCATCAGCCTGTCCATCTACGAGGGGTCGGGGATGGGCCACTCGGGCGACGTGCACCAGCTGATCACCGAGAAGTTCATCGAGAAGCTGCACGAGAACGGGCACTTGCAGCGCCGCGCCACGCTGCAGTTCTACGACACGGAGGCCGACACGTTCCTCAACGGCCGTCAGGTGGTCGGCCGCTGCCCCGTGCAGGGCTGCAAGTCCGAGCACGCCTACGCCGACGAGTGCGACCTCGGGCACAGCTACGCGCCCGAGGACCTCATCGCGCCGAAGTCGTCGCTGACGGGCACCACGCCCGAGATGCGTCCCGTGGAGAACTGGTACTTCGACCTGCCCGCGTTCGCCGACTTCCTGCGCGGCCACGTGGCGGCGCTCGAGGCCGATCCCGAGGTGCGCGCCATCGTGCCGCAGACCATCAAGGAATTCCTCGCCCCGCCCGTCGTCTACATCAAGAACGACGCGCGCGAGGCCTACGAGGCCGTGGCGGCCGAGCTGCCGAAGCACGAGCTGCGCGAGGCCGAGAAGGGCAAGCAGAGCTTCGAGATCGAATTCGCCACGATCGACGACCGCGACGCGGCGCGCGAGGTGCTAGGGCGGGCGGGCATCCGCTTCCGCACGGGCAAGGCGCTCGTGCCGTTCCGCATCACCGGCAACATCGAGTGGGGCGTGAAGGCGCCGGTCATCGACGGTCTCGAGGGCCTCACGGTGTGGTGCTGGCCCGAGAGCCTGTGGGCTCCCATGTCGTTCACGATGGCGGTCAACGACAAGATGGGGCTGCCGCGCGGCAGCTGGCGCGATTACTGGTGCTCGGAAGATGCCGAGGTGTACCAGTTCATCGGACAGGACAACCTGTACTTCTACGGCGTGGCCCAGCCGGCGCTCATCGAGGCGCTGCGCCCCGGCGACATCCTCGCCCCGGGCGTCACCGACCACCCCATCCGCCAGACGACGCTCGTGGCGAACCACCACATCCTGTTCGGCGACAAGAAGGCCTCATCGTCGGGCTCGGTGAAGCCGCCCACGGCCGACGAGCTTTTGGACTACTACACCGTCGAGCAGCTGCGCGCGCACTTCCTGGCGCTCGGCCTCGACCAGAAGTCGGTGGGCTTCAAGCCCAAGCCGTTCCTCGCCACCCCCGAGGAGCTCGAGGACACGCGCGTGGCCGACCCGGTGCTCAAGGAGGGCGCGCTGCTGACGAACGTGTTCAACCGCCTGGCGCGCAGCTGCTTCTACGAGGCGCAGAAGAACTTCGAGGGCTACCTGCCGCTGGGCGAGGTATCCGAGGACGTGGTGGCGAAGGCGCACGAGGTGCTGCGCGCCTACGACGACACGATGCACCGCGTGGAGCTGCACACCATCATGTCGATCATGGACGAGTTCATCCGCTGGGCGAACAAGCGCTGGTCGGACGGCATCAGAGAGGCCGAGAACACGGGCGACGACGAGCTGCGCCGCCAGGTGCTCGTGGACTCGTTCTTCCTGCTGCGCATGGCCACGCTGCTCATGCACCCCGTGGTGCCGGCGGGCGCCGAGAAGATCTGCGACTACCTCAGCTTCGAGTTCGACGACTTCTTCAGCTGGAACTACGACTTCGAGGGCATGGAGGAGCTGTGCAGCGCCGGCGAGATCACCGAGGCGCGCCACCGCATCCGTGAGCTGCCGCCCCGCTTCGACTTCTTCGCCAAGCATCCGAGCCAGTACAAGTAGCGAAACCGAGAGCGCCCCGCCCGCCGGGGCGCTCGTCGTGAGACGAAGGGACGGGGTTATCGTCTCGTCCCGCAGAACGAGGCGCTTGCCTCCACGTTTTACGGCGGGACGAGACGATAACCCCGTCCCTTCGTCTCGTGGCCGCAGCGTCTTTCGACCGATGCTTGCATGCGCGAGCAAGGAAAACGCCCGCCCGCGGGATGCGGGCGGGCGTCTCGATCGGTGCGGAACGCGGGGCGCTCTAGACCACTTCGAACTCGAGCGTCGCCGCGAGCGGGGACACCACGTCGTCGGCGGTCTTCGCGCGCACGGTCATGCGGTAGTCGCCCTTCTCCTCGAACGACGTGGTGAACTGCCAGTTCACCCACTTGTCGGCCGTTGCGCCGTCGGTGTCGCACGTCGTCCAGGTGGCTCCGTTGTCGAAGGAGAACTCGATGGCGGCGATGGGGCTGCCCAGATCGTCAGCCACGCCCTCGAACGTGATCTCGTCGCCGGCCTTGAACACGCAGTCGTCGGCGTAGTTCATGATGTTGATCTTGTTGCGGTAGCAGGGATCCACCTGCTGCACGTCGGGCTCGGCGTCCTCCTGCGTCAGCTCGATGTTCACGATGTCGCGCGTGAAGTAGCGCGCCACCGTCTCGGGCATCCATAGCTGCAGGCTCGACCCGGTGGCCGCTTCCAGCTCCTGGCCGTTCACCTGGTACACCAGAAGCGCGTTCTTCTCGAGGGCGTAGCGCAGCGGCAGCGGCTGGCCGAAGCCGTCCGCGCCGTAGGCGGTGACGGTGTTCACGCCGTCCTCGAGATCGGCCATCTCCACGACGGCCGACAGCGGCACGCCCATGACGGCCGCCTGGCCGAAGGGGGAGCCGGTGGCGCACGAGCACGCCATCATCGTCTCCTGGCTGGCATCGTCGGCCATGTCGCGCACGTCGATGGTGAAGTTCTTCTTGATGTTGCCGCCCACGTTCACGTAGAAGTTGGCGACGCCGCCCTCCGTGTCGACGAACTCGGTGGCGGGCTTCGAGCACATGCTGGTCAGGGCCGCGCCGAACACGTTGAACAGTTCGTCGTTGGGAGTGACGCCCTCCTGGTTGAAGGAGAACGAGCCCTGCGCGTCGTGCACGGCCACGAAGGACCCGTCGTCCTCGTTGAACCACTGGGCCGTCACCACGTTGTCGCCCACGGTGTGCGTCGTGGCGATCGGGTCCGCGTCGGCGGTCTGCGGCAGCCCGGCTGCGGTGCCGAGGGCCCCCGCCGCTCCGAACATGAGCAGCGCACCACCGGCCACGCCGCCCGCGATCTTCTTGGGGTTGTAAGCCATAGCGTCCTCCTACTCGCTCTTCTCGTCAGCAGCCGCTTCGACCTTCGGGGGGACGAGCGACGCGGTCTGCAGCACGGTCGTCTCCTCGGGGCTGGGCAGCTTGTCCTTTGCGTTGAACATCACGGTCTGCGTTTCGAAGCTCACCATGCCGCTCTCGGTGGTGGCGCGGACGGTCAGGCAGTACGCGCCTTCCAGCTCGGGCGTGTAGGAGTACGTCCACCACACCATCTTGTTGCGGTCGGTGTCGGCCAGGTCGTACTTCGTCCAGGTCTCGCCGCGATCCATCGAGAACTCGACGCTCGTGATCTTCTCGTCGTAGCCGTCCACGTAGCCCGAGAACTCGTAGGGTTGGCCGTTCTGCACGAGCAGGCCGTCGGGCACGCCGAGGATGGTGGCGTTGGGCTTGTTCATGGGAACGTCGTCCTCGTTCTGCCATCCGTTCGGGTTGCCGGCCCACTTGTCGGTGTAGTCGATGTCCTCGTCGGTGACGTGGTAGGTGTCGACCTGCTTGGAGTTGATCTGCGCATCGACGCCCTCGACCCAGTTCGTGCACGGGTAGCCGCGCGTCGCGTCGAGGTACTCGCCGCCGATCTTGTACACCAGCAGCGCCTCGTCGGAGTCCACCTTGCCCACGGGGAAGGCGCGCTTGGAGCTGCCGTCGGCGCGCAGCGCCTTGACGCCCGTGGTGCCGTCCTTGTAGCCGCCCGCCTTCTCGACGAGCCAGCTCACGGGAATGCCGGTGATCTCGGTGTTCGTGACGCCGCCGCCGCCGACCGGGTTCCAGTTGCACACCATCTTCGAGGTCTTCGTCACCACGGCGCCATCGGCTTCCGCTTCCTTGATGAGCTCGGGCAGCGTGGCCGTGTACTCCGCGTTCACGTTGCCGTCCACCGTGATGGTCCATTCGTCGAACAGGCTCTGCGGCATCTCGAGGTCGAGGCCGTTCACGCCCGCGCCGTGGCGCATGTTGTCGTAGTAGGCGTGCATCCAGTCGTACGAGAACACGCCGCTTTGATCCTGCGTCCTCTCCTGGTCGATGGCGAAGGCGCCCTGCACGTTCTCAACGTCGTTGATGCCCCACAGGCGGTCGTACTTCGTGGTGTCCCACAGCTCCATGCCGCCGCCGTTCTCGGTGGCGTTGTGGCACGACATGCAATCGCCGTCGTACTGCTCGGTGAACTCGCCCTTCGTGCGCGATCCGAAGTGGATGCCGTGCATGAGCGTGCCGAACTCGTACTGCTTGGAGATGTAGCCGGGCGCGTAGGAGTGGCAGAACAGGCACTGCTGCAGCGTGGTCTTGTTGTCCAGCTCGTCGTTCCATGCCACCGGGTGCTCGTAAGGCAGGTTCTTCAGCAGCGCGTTCATGTCGGCGTGGCACGATTCGCAGCCGCGGTTGTCGGCATCGAGCCAGTAGGTGTTGTACGAGTTCGAGCCGGCCTGGATCTGCCAGGCGTCGGGGTCGACCTCGTACTCGGTGGGCGTGCGCTGCACCATCTGGCCGTTCGGCAGCGTCCTCACTTCGGGCGCGTACTCGGTTGCCACCTGGTCCCAGCGGTCCCATAGCCCGTCGAGGTACTCCTTGCCGGGATAGTAGTCTTCGTTGATGTCCTCGTTCGTGGTGCCTTCGGCGCCGTCGATGATGGCTTGCTGCTCGGGCGTGAGATTCTGCTCCTGCGGGGCGGCGGCGCCGTCCCCGGACGGGGCGGCGGTGCTCGCGTTCTCCGACTGCTGCGGCGCGCATCCGGCCGCCAGGCCGAGCGTGCAGGCCGCGCAGGTTGCCACGATGATGGCCTTCTTGTTGAACCTCATGCATCCCCCTTTCCTTGTCTTGGATCCTATCGTCCGATGCGCCTGCAGCCGCTTTTTCCGGTCGTGCCTCCTCCCTTCGCGTTCCCTTCCGTATCGTGCTGACGGCGTATCGACGGACCGTTTCATCGTAGGGTGCCCGCCCTCGCGCGCGCCATCACCCAAGTATCCGATTCGCTTCGTATTCGACGATGCGCGCATCGGACACTTTGGGCGATGCCCGTGTGGGACGGGGTGATTCGCCTGGCGGGCTGCGCTCTGCCGATATTTGAGGGTGCGGGTGCGCGAAGGGCGTGCGATAATGGGGGACGGTCGCCGCATGGGCGATCGGACGTTGGGGGAAGCATGGGAAATCTCTGATCATGGGCAACCGCGGTCTGCAAATCAATCCGGTGGGCGTGCTCGCTTCGTGCGGGCTGGGGCTCAACCTGGTGTGGTGCACGTTGATGGGCCACACGCTGGGGTTCATGTCGTCCACGGCCGGCATGGACGTGTGGGTGAACCCGCGCCTGTTCTTTCTTGCGGGCATCCTTGTGTGCACGGTGGCGTTCACGGCGGCGCCGCGCGCGCTCAAGCGCGCCGACGGCATGCTGCGCTTCGTGCTGCCGCTGCTGTCGGCGTTCGGCACGGCGTGCTTCGGCATGTCGTTCCATCAGACGATATTCGATCCCGGCGCGCTGGCCGTGGGCGGTTTGTTCGTAGCGGGCGTGGGCTACTTCTGGCTGGCGGCGCGCTACATCCTGCTGCTCGCGCGCACGCAAGGTTACGTGTGCGC encodes:
- the fsa gene encoding fructose-6-phosphate aldolase codes for the protein MKFFLDTADLNEIEEAASWGVLAGVTTNPTLYARTGGKLDDFHNHIKRICEIVDGPVSAESVAMTRDEIIRDGRELAALADNVVVKIPTMVEGLAATKALSEEGIPVNMTLCFSVPQAIMAARAGARYISPFVGRFDDIAEDGIAQLADVVAAVNNYDFGHDVEIIAASVRSANHVTQAALMGADIATVPFAALKKCVQHPLTDRGLDAFMKDWEKVQQA
- the hisF gene encoding imidazole glycerol phosphate synthase subunit HisF, which encodes MLAKRVIPCMDVKDGRVVKGVNFVNLRDAGDPIELAQRYDEERADEVIFLDITATSDDRATTIDLASRASERLHLPYCVGGGFRSVADIRAMIAAGADKVSVNSAAVADPSLITSAAAAFGSQAILCAIDAKHVAGAGDKWEVYVHGGRKATGIDAVEWAQEAARRGAGEILLTSMDRDGSRDGFDCALTRAVARAVDIPVIASGGVGKLEHFAQGVIEGEADAVLAASVFHFGELTVRQVKEHMRAQGIPVRL
- the hisI gene encoding phosphoribosyl-AMP cyclohydrolase translates to MDMPELTYNADGLIPCIVQDADTLEVLMMAWMSEESLALTLERGETVFWSRSRQELWHKGATSGNVQRLVELRYDCDADTLLALVHPAGPACHTGERTCFFRTVPR
- a CDS encoding GGDEF domain-containing phosphodiesterase gives rise to the protein MAARTAACDGDARSGAESAERPSEPVRIDSLTGLLTKEAFFAEAAAYLRGPDGARASIVCFDVDHFKLLNDLHGLDRGDELLAFLGAALKERFSPDGSYPLAHLAADTFALCSSGIDPACVERALIDIAATCPLGIDAIVRAGVYDIEDPDAPVSLMCDRAVIALRTVKGSYFDRVAQYDPDMRASLIREREVIAGIESALREDRIELFLQPKCNMRTGKIVGAEALARWRHPDRGIVAPGEFIPLLERNGLVRSLDLRVWEKSAAWVRSLIDRGVRPVPVSVNVSRADIYLMDVSAELHALVQRYGIDPSLIEVEITESAYSERPDRIVAAFDALAERGFTVLMDDFGSGYSSLNMLKDINVDVLKIDMRFLDRDDRRSKDIMESVIRMARWLDLPVIAEGVETREQVNFLLDVGCSYAQGYYYARPMEVSAFEGLLTDGSSVEHEQRVLQEARRPVLDFKDLLHENIISDRMLSSIIGSVALYSYADEDLRLLRGNEAYHRLITAFDADVRGAEEGGSVLPFVMEEDRPALVAAAEEAVRSCPDDGVEVIVRRAGTRGCRWHKLRLFHLGTTNGVATVYASIADVTAHMRDMEALRMSERRFEIAMEATSIVVFELDIPTRTARYSEFVQQAFGLAETVANAPEGFIEQGTVADESVEDFRGIYRALYAGAPRASAVIRANMADGSDVWNRVTLMAVPNGAKAPDKAVGLVENVTREKQMERSLEHIGRNPQLAHGQERAVRTDS
- a CDS encoding PDDEXK nuclease domain-containing protein, producing MLANSDGYLNALNHIKREIADAQNRAVQSANAEVIQLYWRVGRLIDERSLWGNKYLETLSRDIRLAFPGIKGFSVRSMKYMVKFAREVDRQLCDSCCTIPWGHITHLLDKTEPGAERKWYVQATIENGWSRAVLLHQIETRLYQRQALSGKVSNFERTLPSPESELAQQTLKDPYIFDFITTRQGAVEHEVEDRMMENLTKLLLELGTGFAFVGRQYHLSVGEQDFYIDLLFYNIRLRSYVVVELKSAAFKPEFAGKLNFYLSAVDDLLRTEHDNHSIGLLLCKTKDNVVAEYALRDIGKPMGVSEYRLAEVLPEGFADLLPSPEDIEKRI